One genomic region from Vitis riparia cultivar Riparia Gloire de Montpellier isolate 1030 chromosome 17, EGFV_Vit.rip_1.0, whole genome shotgun sequence encodes:
- the LOC117934405 gene encoding carbonyl reductase [NADPH] 1-like encodes MGRKERAEERRKQRQQEISLFRTIPYSDHQRWWNSETIAVVTGANRGIGFEIARQLCGHGLTVILTSRDSAIGREAASVLQEGGFNAVSHQLDVLDPSSIEQFAEWVQQNYGFVDILINNAGVNYNMGSENSVENAENVIATNYFGTKNVIKAMVPLMKPSASGARIVNVSSRLGRINGRRNKIEDSALRGRLEDVDSLSEEVIDQMVHTFVEQVKDGTWTSAGWPQTFTDYSVSKLAVNCYTRIMAKVLSDRPEGEKIFINCYCPGWVKTAMTGWAGNVSVEEGADTGVWLALLPDQSVTGKIFAERREVHF; translated from the exons ATGGGGAGAAAAGAGCGAGCTGAGGAGCGCAGAAAGCAGAGACAGCAAGAGATTTCCCTTTTCCGTACCATTCCTTATTCCGATCACCAGAG GTGGTGGAACTCTGAGACCATTGCTGTGGTCACCGGCGCTAACAGAGGCATAGGATTCGAGATTGCCCGCCAGCTCTGTGGGCATGGATTGACTGTTATACTCACATCCAGAGACAGTGCCATTGGCCGTGAAGCTGCGAGTGTTTTGCAAGAAGGAGGCTTCAATGCTGTCTCCCATCAGTTGGATGTTCTTGATCCTTCATCTATCGAACAGTTTGCTGAATGGGTGCAGCAGAACTATGGCTTTGTCGACATTCTC ATAAACAATGCTGGTGTTAACTATAATATGGGGTCAGAGAATTCTGTTGAAAATGCAGAGAACGTTATTGCCACCAACTATTTTGGCACCAAAAATGTGATTAAAGCTATGGTCCCATTGATGAAACCTTCTGCTTCTGGTGCTCGTATTGTCAATGTCAGCTCACGACTGGGTAGAATTAATGGCAGACGCAAT AAAATTGAAGACTCTGCTTTGAGAGGACGACTAGAAGATGTGGACTCCCTCTCAGAGGAAGTGATTGATCAGATGGTACACACTTTTGTAGAACAAGTAAAAGATGGAACTTGGACCTCAGCTGGATGGCCACAAACATTTACTGACTACTCAGTGTCCAAACTTGCTGTTAATTGTTACACTAGGATAATGGCAAAGGTCCTCTCAGATCGACCAGAGGGTGAGAAGATTTTTATCAACTGCTACTGCCCAGGTTGGGTAAAAACTGCCATGACTGGTTGGGCAGGCAACGTTTCGGTTGAGGAAGGTGCTGACACAGGTGTCTGGCTAGCCTTGCTTCCAGACCAATCTGTAACGGGGAAAATTTTTGCTGAGAGACGGGAGGTACATTTCTAA